The bacterium genome window below encodes:
- a CDS encoding NAD(P) transhydrogenase subunit alpha, with amino-acid sequence MTNELLNEVTFFVLAIFVGIEVISKVPTILHTPLMSGTNAIHGIILVGAIVIASGASSPVTIVLGLVAVILATTNVVGGFVVTDRMLEMFKGRQSPKPAPQTPPAK; translated from the coding sequence GTGACCAACGAGCTCCTCAACGAGGTGACCTTCTTCGTCCTGGCGATCTTCGTCGGCATCGAGGTCATCTCCAAGGTGCCGACGATCCTGCACACCCCGCTGATGTCCGGGACGAACGCCATCCACGGCATCATCCTGGTGGGCGCGATCGTGATCGCGTCCGGCGCCAGCTCTCCGGTCACGATCGTCCTCGGCCTGGTCGCGGTGATCCTCGCCACCACCAACGTCGTCGGCGGCTTCGTCGTCACCGACCGGATGCTGGAAATGTTCAAGGGCCGCCAATCGCCCAAGCCGGCCCCGCAAACCCCTCCCGCCAAATGA
- a CDS encoding NAD(P)(+) transhydrogenase (Re/Si-specific) subunit beta: protein MNLAITLAYLVAAVLFILGLKQLSSPKGARNGNFTAAVGMVIALGATIPLLHFTTTGLVVIAIGVLIGAIVGSVGARMVKMTAIPQMVALFNGVGGGAAALVAVAELLGFGVHPAFSEAFPSVFSIVIGSVSFAGSMVAFAKLQELMTGTPITYPGQQLVNGLLAAAIVGFVIAVLAIASIPFSFLSLMVLALVLGVAFVLPIGGADMPVVISLLNAFTGLAVAASGFTLNNFALIVAGTLVGASGSLLTKLMSDAMGRSLANVLFGAFGQTHAGAAVAAGKEGRSVRSGSAEDIGTLLAYSRRVIIVPGYGLAVAQAQHAARELAELLEKRGVEVAYAIHPVAGRMPGHMNVLLAEANVPYEQLKEMDQINDEFKNADVALIVGANDVVNPSARNAPGSPIYGMPILNADQAKNIIFMKRSMRPGFAGIDNDLMYDPKTVMFFGDAKDSLTKLVSAIKAA from the coding sequence GTGAATCTCGCCATCACGCTCGCCTACCTGGTGGCGGCGGTGCTCTTCATCCTCGGCCTGAAGCAGCTGAGCTCGCCCAAGGGCGCCCGCAACGGGAACTTCACGGCCGCGGTGGGCATGGTAATCGCCCTCGGCGCCACGATCCCGCTGCTCCACTTCACGACCACCGGGCTGGTCGTCATCGCGATCGGCGTGCTGATCGGCGCGATCGTCGGCAGCGTCGGGGCCCGCATGGTGAAGATGACCGCCATCCCGCAGATGGTCGCCCTCTTCAACGGCGTGGGCGGCGGGGCGGCGGCGCTCGTCGCGGTCGCGGAGCTGCTCGGTTTCGGCGTCCACCCGGCCTTCTCCGAAGCGTTCCCCAGCGTCTTCAGCATCGTCATCGGCTCGGTGTCATTCGCGGGCAGCATGGTGGCCTTCGCCAAGCTCCAGGAGCTCATGACCGGCACCCCCATCACCTATCCCGGCCAGCAGCTCGTGAACGGCCTGCTCGCCGCCGCGATCGTCGGCTTCGTCATCGCCGTCCTGGCCATCGCCTCCATCCCGTTCTCCTTCCTGTCCCTGATGGTCCTCGCCCTGGTGCTTGGCGTGGCTTTCGTGCTGCCGATCGGTGGCGCCGACATGCCGGTCGTGATCTCCCTGCTGAACGCGTTCACCGGCCTTGCCGTGGCCGCCAGCGGTTTCACGCTCAACAACTTCGCGCTCATCGTCGCGGGCACGCTGGTCGGCGCCTCCGGCAGCCTCCTGACCAAGCTCATGAGCGACGCCATGGGCCGCTCGCTCGCCAACGTGCTGTTCGGCGCCTTCGGCCAGACGCACGCCGGCGCCGCCGTCGCGGCCGGCAAGGAGGGTCGCAGCGTGCGCTCAGGGTCGGCCGAGGACATCGGCACGCTGCTGGCCTACTCGCGGCGCGTGATCATCGTCCCGGGTTACGGCCTGGCGGTCGCCCAGGCGCAGCATGCCGCGCGGGAGCTGGCGGAGCTGCTGGAGAAGCGCGGCGTCGAGGTGGCGTACGCGATCCATCCCGTCGCCGGCCGCATGCCCGGTCACATGAACGTTCTCCTCGCCGAGGCCAATGTGCCTTACGAGCAGCTCAAGGAGATGGATCAGATCAACGACGAGTTCAAGAACGCGGACGTGGCGTTGATCGTCGGCGCCAACGACGTCGTCAACCCATCGGCGCGCAATGCACCGGGCAGCCCGATCTACGGCATGCCGATTCTCAACGCCGACCAGGCCAAGAACATCATTTTCATGAAGCGTTCGATGCGGCCGGGATTCGCGGGCATCGACAACGACCTCATGTACGACCCGAAGACGGTCATGTTCTTCGGCGACGCCAAGGACTCGCTGACGAAGCTGGTGAGCGCGATCAAGGCTGCGTAA
- the thiD gene encoding bifunctional hydroxymethylpyrimidine kinase/phosphomethylpyrimidine kinase, translating to MKLPVALTIAGSDSGGGAGIQADLKTFAALGVHGTSAITAITAQNTVTVTEIFELPAGLIRAQIAAVVEDIGVQAAKTGMLASSQIIETVARAIEEHGIRALVVDPVMVAKGGARLLRDDAVDALRTRLLPLAAVITPNLPEAEVLLGRTIRTLAERRQAARDLVALGPRVAVVKGGHADAEATDVYWDGAQLVELPAARISTSNTHGSGCVFSAAIAAGLARGLDPLVAVREAKGFISGAIERSLELGHGHGPVNPMFRSGL from the coding sequence GTGAAGCTCCCGGTCGCCCTCACCATCGCCGGTTCCGACTCGGGTGGCGGCGCCGGCATTCAGGCCGACCTCAAGACGTTCGCGGCCCTGGGCGTGCACGGAACGTCCGCGATCACGGCGATCACCGCGCAGAACACCGTCACCGTCACCGAGATCTTTGAGCTTCCCGCCGGGTTGATTCGCGCTCAGATCGCGGCCGTGGTCGAGGACATCGGCGTTCAAGCCGCCAAAACGGGCATGCTGGCGAGCTCGCAGATCATCGAGACGGTGGCTCGCGCGATCGAGGAGCACGGCATCCGCGCCCTCGTCGTCGACCCCGTGATGGTGGCGAAAGGCGGCGCCAGGCTGCTGCGCGACGATGCGGTCGACGCGCTGCGCACCCGCCTGCTCCCACTGGCCGCTGTGATCACGCCCAATCTCCCAGAGGCGGAGGTGCTTCTCGGCCGCACGATTCGCACCCTGGCCGAGCGTCGCCAGGCGGCGCGCGACCTGGTGGCGCTCGGCCCTCGCGTGGCGGTGGTCAAGGGCGGCCATGCGGATGCGGAAGCGACGGACGTCTACTGGGACGGCGCCCAGCTGGTGGAGCTTCCGGCCGCGCGCATCTCCACCTCGAACACGCATGGCAGCGGGTGCGTCTTTTCCGCCGCGATCGCCGCCGGCCTGGCGAGGGGGCTCGATCCGCTCGTCGCCGTACGCGAGGCCAAGGGGTTCATCAGCGGAGCGATCGAGCGCTCACTCGAGCTCGGCCACGGGCACGGCCCGGTGAATCCGATGTTCAGATCCGGCTTGTAA
- a CDS encoding GNAT family N-acetyltransferase, translated as MMAGELTPVPVEPKSASREFWARYHAYRRVRQMETRPDDPIRPDRLEEARMKRDSPFDFEYRYEIARDGVALSWFTAETMRPGAPGYDSNRHLFAADWSVHPEHRRRGLGASWVPLVLELMDRHGCTVLTLASEEESGHAFMKWLRAEAKFQGAENRLDLAGVDWGMVRRWIDEGARRSPQTRLEIYDGHLPEAMWSDFTLQLSGLLNTVPFENLDHGEIVITPDHMRDWYARLDLGDECQHTVIAREPDGVIAGMTDVLWRPHRPAIIDQQFTGVRPDARGRGIGKWIKAAMLAHLRELYPDARWVATDNAGSNAPMLAINKKLGFKQFRAGTEYQMSRDALAARVEQLGAKA; from the coding sequence GTGATGGCCGGCGAGCTGACGCCCGTACCGGTCGAACCCAAATCGGCAAGCCGGGAATTCTGGGCGCGCTATCACGCCTACCGCCGCGTGCGGCAGATGGAAACGCGCCCCGACGATCCGATCCGGCCCGACCGTCTGGAAGAGGCGCGCATGAAGCGCGACAGCCCTTTCGACTTCGAGTACCGGTACGAGATCGCGCGAGACGGCGTGGCCCTGAGCTGGTTCACAGCTGAAACCATGAGGCCGGGGGCTCCGGGCTACGACTCCAACCGGCACCTGTTCGCGGCGGATTGGTCGGTGCATCCTGAGCATCGCCGGCGGGGCCTCGGGGCATCATGGGTGCCGCTTGTCCTTGAGCTGATGGATCGGCATGGCTGCACGGTGCTGACCCTGGCTTCGGAAGAGGAATCCGGCCATGCGTTCATGAAGTGGCTGAGGGCCGAGGCGAAGTTCCAGGGGGCGGAGAACAGGCTCGACCTCGCCGGCGTTGACTGGGGCATGGTCCGGCGGTGGATCGATGAGGGCGCCAGGCGCTCGCCCCAGACCCGCCTCGAGATTTACGACGGTCATCTGCCGGAGGCGATGTGGTCCGACTTCACGCTTCAGCTCAGCGGCCTTCTGAACACCGTGCCTTTCGAAAATCTCGACCACGGCGAGATCGTGATCACGCCCGACCATATGCGCGACTGGTATGCCCGGCTGGACCTTGGTGACGAGTGTCAGCACACGGTGATCGCGCGCGAGCCGGATGGCGTCATCGCCGGCATGACGGACGTGCTTTGGAGGCCGCATCGGCCGGCGATCATCGATCAGCAGTTCACCGGCGTGCGGCCGGACGCGCGCGGCCGCGGCATCGGCAAATGGATCAAGGCCGCGATGCTTGCGCACCTTCGTGAGCTCTACCCAGACGCTCGGTGGGTCGCCACGGACAACGCCGGCTCGAATGCGCCGATGCTGGCCATCAACAAGAAGCTCGGCTTCAAGCAGTTCAGGGCCGGCACCGAATATCAGATGAGCCGCGACGCGCTGGCGGCTCGGGTGGAGCAGCTCGGGGCGAAGGCCTAG